The window ATTTAGAATATTAACCTTGAAAAATTATTTTGATCATTTTCAAAGTTTTGTTGGCATAAGTTAGTAACAAAATGGTAATAATACATAGTGGAGCTTATGATATGGAGATAGTAGTTTTATGACGCTTTTGAATGCTAATGGTTGATAATAATATCTAATTGGTCAAAATAATTTAGATAAGTAAGAACGTAATTATGATACTTCTTTAATGCAAATGAGTACTTAGTGATAGAAGTCATTTTTTCTTATAAATGAAATGTTTCCTTGAAAAATACGTTAAAGTAAATAAACATTGAAAAATGACTTTATCAAAAAAAATTACCTCCATAGTAAATCCCTAAAaggaaaagaacaaaaaagactaagagcccgtttggattggcttacagcttaaagctgtttgcagcttataagctgaaaaaaataagttggggtagtccaacttattttttttggcttataagctgttttcagcttataagctgctttagataaactaagtcaaatgggtccaattatttttttgagcttattttaagcataaaatgactttaagctggccagccaaacactcaaaaaagctgaaaacagcttataagctaacttataagccaatccaaacgggctctaaagtATACCCTTGTCTTGActcaataaagaaaataaaaaagaaaagcagGTTAATAAAATTAATTCGTATGGTCAACACTCAACATGCTCATTAGCCAGTCGAGAATACTATATAAGCAGGCGTCAAAGGGAAAGAGAGCATCACATAAACATTAGAGCttcaataaataaaaaatcagaCGAAAAAGTAAGTATTTCACttataaattaagcatttctATTACATTTTTTATTTCTTATATCTCCTCCTCGTTATCTCTGAAGAAGAAATTTCTCAAACTAACATTGAAGGAACAGATAACCCCATGGCGGCTGCTTATTATGATATGAAAGaagaagtttgtgtgatgttggTTGATCATGACAAAAAGTTTGTTAATGAGATGGTTGATTTGCTTATGTCCTATGCATATAAAGGTAAAAACAGTGACATCtttgaaaacatatatatatataaaaaaatatatatatataacctttattttttttatataattaaattTTGTGTGATTTAATTTTTATATGAGATTTAATTGATGCGATGCTTGTTATTTAATTTGTAATTTTAACATCGATCTCTTtttagattttattttatttataaatcttgaatttctttttcttgttgTCATAAAACCATTTCTATGATTGTTTATGTTGTTTTACTAGTTAATAAATGAGTGTTTTTGCGGTTATAAAGAATCAAATTCGACTTTTTCTATTTTTGGCTCTTGCTATAAGCATGTCACACACTCGATTAGTTTCTCCGTGAagatgtatatgatttttgaaaggGAATCGATACTTCATGCTAATCTTTGTGACGCGTAGTTTTAGGGATGTTCCCAAAGGGATATAGCTTTATGTAAATTTAAATTATTCAATCAACATATATATGTGTTCTACACTTGGTCTTTTGGTAGAAAAGGGGGAAATTGTTTGTTTCCATTTTGCCTAGAGTCACATAGAGTTGGAGgagaaaattaattaaatctctcaaaaataatttttgaaggtgTAGATCTTTGATTTTACAAATCTATCAATCCTTGTAGAAAAAATAAATTCGCCTGGGTGGCGGCTGCACAAGATTAGGGCAATAGGAGGGAAGAGAAAGAGAAGGACTTGATAAGAACCGATATGATTTTTATTAGACATAGACAAAAAAAAATGAGGAAACCTGATTttcatgataaaaaaaaattatttctattttttgtttGGTTAAAAATTGCCCTCTTAATTTCATGGAGTGTTTTATCCTTtgtaattcaaaaaaaaaaaaaaaaaaaaaaaaaaaaaaaccttgcaTCTTTAAggagtttttatttattttatttttaatatacaaTTATATTTCATCCTTTTGACCACGCACGCGCATTGAATTTAAAAATATTtcaatcttttttattttttttaatatgaaagaAATAAATTTGGAACAACTTTAATGGTCGCTTATCAAATATCATATTTCATCTTGGTTCAACCTTAATGGTCAGTCAATCACTTTATCTATTTTAATTTATGAGGACATTAGGAAATTTTtagaatatttgaaaaaaaaaaaaacaagtaaatGCTACAATTATGTTTTCCAAGAATTATCTTAAAATGGGAATTCTCTTGAGTTAATATACCCTACAAATAAAAGTTGTGTAATTAATAATTTCAGTATAATTTAGATGTTATgccttttccttctttctttttgttttcaattattttgttaGTATTCATTGACTGTTCCCTGTCCAAGGTATCTTAATCTTTTTGAGTTGAATTGCTTTGCCAGATACATTTGTATGTATCATGAGTGCACATGCATAGAGCAAGTAATGTTTTAGTAACAAAAcagttaattaattaattaacagTATTGCATGGCATGATAAAGAACAGATAATGCAGAATCCGAGAGAAAAAGGAAAGGTCTTTTTAATCCTTTTTCTGCTTTTTGAAACTTCTGAAATTCAAAGTCAATgtctaaataatttttttgggtTTCACTTTAGAACTAAAGATATACCCCTTCTATGTAATCATTTAACTACTACTGTTTTAGGTAATACTTTTTTGTAGAAAGTGTATTTCTTTGATTTGAGACTCAATATTTTATAAAGATTTTTACTCTTGTTTCGACTTATTATCTTATAATTCTTTTTAGCTTTTGTTGTCATACATAAGATTCTTGAATTCGATTAAATGATTATATCTCCACATTCAATTGGATTATTTATATTATTGAGGGCAAAAAGAATATTGCTAGGACAATAGATAAATCGTATTAGAATAACTAAAATTTGTTGAGAAATCTATTTCTACCTCTTTTCTAAATCTTCTTAAGCATATAATAACTAAAATTTGTTGAGAAATCTGTTTCTACCTCTTTTCTAAATCTTCTTAAGCATATTCATGATAAAAGATTATCTCTAACTTTTGTGTCCATTATTACTAGTCAACATGTCATTTGAATAAATTGCTTTAACAATAAATTTCTATCTGGTCTTCACTATTCtatatatgattccattctttATCCTAAATAACATATTTTTTAACCTGTCTAAGATTGCAAACATTGATTACAATATAATAAGTTGATTGATATGCACAATTGCATAAACTAAAGTGTAGCAATTCTGCAATCAATCAACTTATAAGAAATAATCAGATCCATGTGATAATTTTGAGTATAATGTatatttcttttcttgttcttcacTAATTTTTAAATTGCATTGATACAGTTATGAGGGTTGATATGGCTTCGGCAGCAATGTCAATGCTCTCCAAAGGAAAGACAAATTGATGTGATGATTATTAATGTCAATTCACTTAATCTGCAACCCTTTCAGCGTTTGGCTGATCAAGTTGTGGCCTTGGACATCGTCTCACTCTGTGAGTATTTATTCTAGTATTCTTCGACCTATGACATCTACTATTAAATGGGTAAAGTGagttattttaattaaaacactACAAAAGATAAACTAGCTATGAAATTCATCGTTAGACCATCGCTAAATAGCCCTAGCTAAACAGATTTGTTTTAATAATCCGTAGCCAAATATGATTAGCGATGAATTTTTGTTGTTTAGCGATAGAAGTTGTTTGTCGTTAATCCATTTTTTAGTGATATTATAAACGATTGTTTTGTAACAATCTTACTATTACAATACATAAAATTCCAGTAAATATACGTGAAATTAATCTTTCACGTAATGTCTACAATATAATTCAATTTTTATGGCTTGCTTCTCAAAATAATCATGTAGTTGTATGTGATGAACACATGGATTTACTCTTAGCAAAGAGGGTTATCgtttattaattttttattttagtgGTTACTTTTAATAAATACACTATAAGAAAACAGGAATTCGCTATGTGGAATTCGTCGCCTAATAGCTCATAACTAACATGATTTTTTAATAATTTGTCGTTAAATAAATAAGTAATCCGTTGCTAATcctatttctttttctttgttgtaCAGTGAAATGATACGAGGTTATTTTGTAACAATAATATTGTTATAACAGATAAATTTTAGTAAATATACGAAATTAACTATTCGCATAGTGTTTACATTAGTATAATTCAATTCTAATGGCTTGCCGAAATATTGCAGGTGTATATGATGAACACAATCCACTCTTAGCAAAGAAGGCCTTCGATACCGGAGCTTACCTTTACCTAGAAAAGCCACTTCACGAGGAAATTGTGAAACACTTGTGGCAATTTGTATTGAGGGAAAAGATTCAAAAGAAAAAGTGGAGAGAAGGATTAGAAGAAAATGGAGATCAGGTGAATGTAATTGGTCATGCTGACGATATTGCTAACAATAATATTGTTGGTGATGAAGAACAAGCCGGAGAGAAGAATTGCCTAATACTGAGGAACATAGAAATAATATTCATGAGGCTGAAAACAATGTCGTATCGAATGGAAAATACAAGTCAACAAGAAAGAGAGGTAGAAAAAGTACAAAGGAGACTAATGAAAGAGAGAGCCAGAGCGGTGCTAATAAGGCCATTGTAGAAAAGGTCTTCACAGAATGGACAGTAGATCTTCATACAAAATTCATGGAAGTTGTGCAACAACTTGGTGAAGGAAGTAAGTTTATTTCACAGTTAATTAATTTCTCTATAATTGATCATTTACATGGAGAGATATGGTAAGTGAAAATTCATATATATGGCCAATCTCAATTTGTTTGAGATTAAGGCGTAGTAATTATTGTACTTGCATATACCTTAGTTTGATGGAGGACTATTATTATAGTGATTAAATTAAAGTTATATTCTTATGAAATGTGTAGGTTGTTATCCACTAGACATTCTTAAGGTGATGAATGTGCATGGTCTTACCAGGATGCAAGTTGCAAGCCTTCTTCAGGTACATCCTTAAATTTTTTAGTCGTTTATATTGTTTCAAGAAAATTTTATCGTTCACCAATTAGCAAACACCAAATATGTTTTCTATTAAAAATGACTTCAGCTGTTTCAAACACACGAGATTCACATTAAGTTCAGATGATATATTATATCTCCATGGTCCAACTCTCCTgtaattttttcttcttctaacaCCTCTCAGAAATATCGTAAAAACAACTGGAGAGCTCCAGACGAGCGAAAATCTATTTGTCACCCACCAGGTCAAGGATCCTCAAGTCGTTCTCAACAAAGAAGTATCTTTAAAAAATTTGGGAGAATGCCTCATCTTCAAACAAATATTCCAAGTCCGTAACAACAGCAACGTAACCCAGATCAAACCCAAGTGGCTCCCATAATACCAACAATATTTTTACTAGAGGAGAAGTTCAACTCAGTAGTAGTTCAATCGTCCTTATCATCAGGTTCTACCCCACTACTTCAGCATTGTCAACCCATTCAATAACCCATCTTCGTCCACTCAAAATAGTGCTGGTGGTGGTCTACAACAACATGGATCATTATTTGGAACGCTGGATTCACAAGGACTACAAGGCCCAAGTATTGGGAATATTAATTATAGGTCAAGACTGGCGTTTAACGGTATGGATCATCAAACTCAAAATGACTATGACTTGGACCTCAATGTGCCCTATgacttggacctcaacttgcccTATGACTTGGACCTCAATGTGCCCTATGTAACAACAACTTCAGATAGCGTAACAATGTCCGATGCAGACATTGAAAATGCGACAAGTAATGAATTAGGAGCAACAAATCCTAGTTTCCAGTTATATATTGGTGAAACAAATATGTTTGATCTAAGCAATATTATCGCAGCATCACATGCGAGTGATACTGAAGGAAGTTATTCAAATGAGAGAGAGAATTATGATGCGTATCTGGATTCCAAAAATATGGATTATATCTTTCAAAATCTTGAACCTCCAGGTGCTGACCTACCTAATGAACAAGGAAGTGAATTTGATCAAGTTTACTCTGATGATCAGGTTAGTGTTTCTATTTAACTTTGTTTATCTCGCAAGGCTACTCCTTAGTTATTCTACATTTCATATGATGAAACTTATTTCTTAAAAAGTGTTTTGGAAAATGAgttatatttttttgaaaagtataaTTTTTCAGATAAATTAATATTTTCCGGTATTTTTTTGTAGGGTGAAAATATTAACAAAATCTATAATCTTACATGTTGTTTAATTATCAGAATTAGAATATTAATCCCAGTATATAATTTGATATTACATTTATTTTGTATTTCGTTATTGGTATTAGCTAAACTCTGTGAAAACTTTAATTCAAATTCTATTTACCGGTGCTTGGTTGCGAACTTGGGATTATAATCTATAAATAAGAGGAGGATCTAGAATATGTGGAACATGGGTGTACcactagaaaaaaaaatgtggaAATTGATATCTATTCATCTAGGTAAATAAGTTATCATCAACCAAGTACACCATGCAACCTTTTTGGAAAATGGGTGCCAACAGTTAATATTATATCAATTCTagaaatatgtatataaaatatctaATCTTGCGGAGAGACCGCAAGTTCACGTGCACCATATTTTATACTTGTTCCGAGCCAAACTACCCCTCAGCAAATTGGTTAATTTTATGATGAAACTTTTTAGTAATAAAGAAATATTGAAAtttcaaacatatatatatatatatatatgtcaaaatgTTGGTTAGGACAGTCAAATGATGTTATGAATTGAGAGAACTGTGAAAGAAATTGCCTTCACCCAAAAGTGGAAAAAAGTCATTTTCATACTTCTTtgcataaaaaattattttttgacaATTCAATATtgacttatttttcaaaaatacaTTTTCAGTCGTATCGAACACACCTGTAATCATCTTATAGATTTTACCTTAAACCTACATATGCAGGTGACACCAAGCGTCTAGTTTTCAGGAATAGCAAATTCTCCAGACAAATCAGCATGATCCAATGCAGTCTAAGGGCTCTCTACAACAAAGTTGTTTACTCAAGTGAAAATGTTGCATCTTTCATTTTTTGGACACTGTAGTTTCATTTTTAAACTTTTTGTATTACATCGAGGGAGGAGGAGGGGGAAAAGGGAAGAGAATACTATACTTCCATCTCAATTATGGAAAGCAAAAGGGAACTCATTATGCTTATTTGGCCGGATTAATGCATCACTTTATTTGATAAAGGAGGAGATTGTGGGCTTGGCTTCACCATAGAATGTTGTACTTGGATCAACAAGGGCTAGAGCAACTATACTCGTATTTTGTTAATATCTCTTAACATTATTCACAAAATTAGTGTAACAAAATACTTACAGATCGCCACTTTCTAATGATGATTTttattgaaagaaagaaaaagacagAGATAAAAATGAGATAGGAGGTGAGTTTATAACTTTTGATAAATTACAGAGTTAGGAAAGAATAAAATTAATCATGAGGGCATTTAGGTTTTTCTCTTTCAATTTAAATGAACTAGAAATGAAACAAAAAGAAGATACCTTCGAtgtaggggtgggcataaataccgaaaatcaaaAAAATCAAATCGGACCGAACTGAACTAATTCGGTTCCTCGGTTCAGTTTCgattttattttttctaaaaCTTCGGTGTTCGGTTCGATTTTCGCTTTAGAGTCCCGGTTCTTCGGTTAAACCGAAATTTGTGCTGCACATTCAATTATTTTCCTACATTAGCAGCGAAGTTGTATGGCAGCCATACTATGTTTAGTGAGGTGAAAAGGATACATGTATGTGGAAGTTAAATGCTCTCTTTTTCTTTGACAAATGGAACTGTAAGTGAGGATTGCAAGAATTCGTGCAGACACTAACGACACAAGCGGTGGACAATGTTGATTTCTTGCTGCTACAGTAGTAAATGTTTTTGTGTTGTTCTTGTCTTGCTGCTGTGTTGTTGATTTCGACATAAAGTAACGAGATTAATCATACTAGAAAATAGAAATAAAGAACCGAAGAATCGAATTAGAAAAATCGAATTGAACTTGAAAAAAACCGACACACTTTTCCATAACTgaaaacaaaagaacaaaatCGAAGTTTGAAAAAACTGAACCCCCACCCCTACTTCGATGAAATGTATGAATGTCTAGTTTTTGAAATTGAAACCTCGCCACTTCTACTAAATCATAAAATGTCACAATAATTTAAGGTATATGCAAAAGAAATTTAATGAAAATGTTCACAAATACTAAACcaatcaaaacaatttatcaggaCTATTGACTAGTTAAACTGAAAAATTGAGGTGTAGATGCTAAAATCTACAATGGAATCGACAATATTGAACTAACAAGTAACAACTATAGTAATCGAAGTCGATTAGCAAATGATGAACACATAATAATATTTTAGTGATATTCATTCCTCCAATTCGACTATCAAATACATACATTTATACATCCATCTAAAATATTATCAAAGGtggttttaaaaaaattgttttgtttCACCCCATGTTGGGACCCATATTATCTTGTTCATGCCCTCAGTTGGCAGGCCTGGGCATGCCAGAAATTTTGAATTGTCCCACATCAATGAGCGGGAAGCAAGTTTGTCTCCCTATATGATTTTGGGCGATACTCATCTCTTAAACTAGCGTGTAAAATTGAATTAGGCCAAATTTCATTTTGTTAACAAGTTctaatacattttcaagcagaaagaatacTTGACCTCATCTATGACCTATTGTTATATCTTTCTTTGTTTTTAGTAGGACGTCCTGCCATTTCCTCTTGCTACTTCTCCTTTTGTCTTGACAAATCACTTTTGGGTGAAGGAGAAATATAAAACTTGCAGTAGTCCTCCTTAGATGACCTTGATGCTGGCAGTTTAAGCAACATGGAGGCACGTAATTGTAATAAAAATATTGCTACtctctccggatcaaaaaaagaatccacttagtcttcttttttttttttatcaaaaaaggAGTctacttagcaaatcaagaaagaattaatcttgttttttcatatttgcccctattaagtgttatatgatcaaatcccaagcctatttaattaggagtagtttagtcaaattacctatttttgtctaggagttagtattttcttaaggggtgtgcaaatggttaagtggactctttttttgatccggaaggAGTATTATATTCTCGAGATTTGTAGTCTGTTTGGCCAAGATtataaaatcagcttattttgaaaagtgtttttgtCAAAAgtaaagtgtttttcaaaaaagtacatTTGGCGAAAAacaatttgtgtttggccaattaatttgaaaagtacttttgagcaatTTACTAATGGAGAAAATGGCTCTAGAATATCAACTTTCAATCACAAGTTCTGGTTTTAAAGTTGAATCCACGGAATAATTTGCCAAAAATTCTTTTTATATTTGTCGATACGTGCAAGAAATTTCCAACTAAAGTCAAGTCCGAATGTATCAAACAAGTTCATTGAATCAAATTGGATAACTACCTCGCGTGAGAGTTTGAGGAAATCAGAGAAAATTGGAGAAGAAAATTTATTAGAAGTCGCAATCATTATGACTCTCAAAGTTAATAATACCATAAATGTTTCATGGATATCAATGCTGGGAAATAAAAATCTAATGTGTCACCTCTCTTAGGCTAGGATtcgtatttatcttttttctcaattttttgaccattttcttttatattttccttaaattattttttgaaaatttcaTCTACTCCATAACTCACACTTCTTTAACTTTATaacctctatatatatatatttttatataataaTCTCAATAACTCCCATGGCTTTCATTTTCATAACCTCCAAAATTAAACATCATAAATCTTTCTATCAACTAGAAAGCCCAAAAGTCTCATCAGAAAAATAAGGAAGACGAGAAAATGTTCTAAATTCGTTACATTACTCAACTAAAGAGAGTAAACATTCAGGAAAATAAATGATGACTGATCCAATTTCAGTTTCTAAAATTTCTCATTTTCAATAACTTCTCATTGTCGGGTACTAAATGAAGGCAATTAATGGTGATCTTACAAAATATATTACTCCCTCCagataaaaaaaagtgtccacttaggctcttttttttttttgtcaaaaaaaagtgtccacttatcaaattaaaaaataattaatcttgtttttccagatttgcccctattaagtgttatatgaccaaatctcaatgcctatttaattaggggtagtttagtcaaattacctattttgtctaggagttaatattttcttaaggggtgtgcaaatggctaagtggactctgTTTTTTATCCGGAGGAAGTATGACATTGGTGAAGATATCTTTTTTTCCTCTCATCAGTTTCCCCTTAGCATACTTTTTCTCCTAAGCACGTTTTGCTTGAGTTTAGCTACTTTGCCATTTCTTCATTATATAAAGAAGCTAGCCTGGTGAGTCTACAACTGAAGCTTCTAATTGAATTCAACACATTCGATAATTTCTCTTCTTTTCGATTTTAGTCTTTGGTCGTTCACTGTATCTATCATCTATCGACTAATTTTTAATTTCTTCTATTAATTTGTTTCTCTATTTGGGCTAGATGAGTATTCCATAGATGTTTGTTATAATTTGTTAGACACATTTCATTTAGAATGAGTCAATTAGTTAATTGTTGAGCAAAATAAACTAAGATAAGTACTCATTAATCTTAGACTTAAGATCTTAGAAGTATTAGAAAAAATTGTAAGATgagttatgtatgtatataaatgtGGTATTTTCGAATGTAGAAATTCAGTTGGCTTAACTGAAATTTTGTAAATATTTACTCaatctcttttctttttaaacatGAAGTACAAtttgctttttctttttgtaCCAAAACGTTAAAAGATTAGATTAGTCAAACGAATAGTGACAAACATTAATCGTGACTTCCAAATTTTCTCGCTTATCTCCAACTCCAAAGCGAAATTACTTGGGAGAAATATATCTGTAGGAAAAAAATACTAAGGTATTGTCTTGCCATAAAATTCTTTTATGAGAATATATATTCCAAAAAATATAGTTAGGACATAGAATAAGAGACTGGCAAGGGAAGTTGTTATGCCGTAAAATTGTTTACTGAAGGGAGAGGATTAATTTCACTAGGTGAGAATTTTCCATCTCCCTGACCAATTACTAAGGAAAGCCTAAAAGACTCAATTATTAATGGACTTCCCCTATTCTTTATTAAAGCAGGAAAACGAGTTCCTAGAGTCTTCAATGACAACACTTATAAATGTATCTATAAGTTGTTTGATTGATAAACAAGTTATACTCGAATTATATCGATAGAATCAGAAAACTTCTCCTAATGCACAAAAGTAATTGATGTCATTTAATTTACGTTGGGAGTGTTCTCAATCTTTTAAAGTTTTTATtcgaatttgttaattttttattttagaaTTTGAATATTAAGGAAATATTATTTTATAAGGTTAATAAGATTTTTTACGACAGCAAAGCGCGGCCAAATTTTCTTAGTTCATTGATTAACGTTTAAACTGGAGAGCACCTATTATAATGTGCTCTAAACATTACAGATAATATATTAAGTGAATTTCTTCTCTCATCCTTTAGCTTCATTTGCAGATAGTGCCATTCATAAAAATGTAAGTGCACGAGCGGGCTGATAATATGGAACAAAATGTCCAGCTCCTCTTACTGTAACGAATGTCAAATTTTCGTATTCAACAGCGTAACCACCAATCTATAAAACATACCAAACTTGTCAAgctatatttttgtatatatcaTATCAGTTGAACCAAGAATAAGAGGATATAAATATTGGTTGTCCTTCAATTTTGATTACCTCGTCTTGAGAATACCAAGGATACCATGGAGTCTTTACTGGTGGTGGACCAAGTCTATATCTGACCGATGTGAAGGGTATAAACCAGCCTGTGTCGCCACTGTTTATGAAATTTCGAATTGATCTTCTCAGTATGTATTGGAGCATTGATAAACATGACTGATGGAAATTAGTCCTAAGATTAAAAGGCCATTTGATTTCATCTTAGGAAAATTAGTTTGAAATAGCATTTTATCAGAGCTGAAGTACTTCGTCAGTTACCTAAAGATCCAAACACTGATACTAGTAGTCATCAGCTCCTAAATA is drawn from Lycium barbarum isolate Lr01 chromosome 8, ASM1917538v2, whole genome shotgun sequence and contains these coding sequences:
- the LOC132605226 gene encoding uncharacterized protein LOC132605226 gives rise to the protein MDHQTQNDYDLDLNVPYDLDLNLPYDLDLNVPYVTTTSDSVTMSDADIENATSNELGATNPSFQLYIGETNMFDLSNIIAASHASDTEGSYSNERENYDAYLDSKNMDYIFQNLEPPGADLPNEQGSEFDQVYSDDQVTPSV